One window of the Colletotrichum lupini chromosome 9, complete sequence genome contains the following:
- a CDS encoding MFS hexose transporter produces MGKPQALHRTNGGIGVTASWSPDSPRPVSNQSPSSHIESGPRRYPQTMLATPRIHRRVIPPKFQISGVVVSMMSAWDHSGSKPVTMVDAEKKDNADHLEHPGEGQAQLANLGNQEEHELGKFESLKKYPKASFWCIYAVWCVLVLAFENQAGGSILSIPEFRKDFGHEFEGSYVLDTKWQSAFNGAPIASAVVGALGSGPLADIFGRKKVIGLALAFSITGITLEFVATTNELFFGGKFINGFAIGALSTVAVTYIGEITPLALRGLFTCLSALSYTLGPLVVAVIVNETGTMNSRWAYRAVFCAQYGFAAIAAIFLPFMPESPWYLAMKEKDEQALKSLSKLGHSGDEGRVRLAVIHQTLEQVSKETAGASYLECFRKSNLRRTIISISPLCIQSLSGITFAASYFTYYMQLAGYSTADSFKLQIVQQICSLIGNVMSWYLVDKVGRRPLTVYGLAFLTVILLITGGLALPGTLSFNRGTVALLMMYCWWYNVTIGATAYTILAEVSTSRLRIKTIALGLALQNALTTMWNFVLPYLFNPDQLNLGAKLAFIFGGLAVISLVHLWYNLPETAGRTYEELDEMFMKKIPARKFKDYTTEVTVRGEAVKTAMEKENNF; encoded by the exons ATGGGGAAACCCCAGGCACTACACCGGACAAACGGTGGTATTGGCGTGACGGCGTCTTGGTCTCCTGACTCGCCTCGGCCAGTCTCCAACCAGTCTCCATCTTCCCACATAGAGTCGGGGCCCCGCAGGTATCCCCAGACGATGCTGGCAACACCCCGGATCCACCGTCGTGTCATTCCCCCGAAGTTCCAGATTTCTGGTGTGGTCGTTTCCATGATGTCGGCGTGGGACCATTCGGGTTC AAAGCCAGTCACGATGGTCGACGCTGAGAAGAAGGACAATGCCGACCACCTCGAGCACCCCGGCGAAGGTCAGGCCCAACTTGCCAACCTTGGGAACCAAGAGGAGCACGAGCTCGGGAAGTTTGAGTCTTTGAAGAAGTACCCGAAAGCGTCCTTCTGGTGCATCTACGCCGTATGGTGCGTCCTGGTTCTGGCGTTTGAGAATCAGGCAGGCGGCAGCATCTTAAGTATTCCAGAATTCCGAAAGGACTTTGGTCACGAGTTTGAAGGTTCCTATGTCTTGGATACGAAATGGCAGTCCGCTTTCAATGGCGCACCAATCGCTTC AGCCGTTGTGGGTGCGTTAGGTAGCGGTCCTCTAGCAGACATCTTTGGACGAAAGAAGGTCATTGGCCTCGCGTTGGCATTCTCCATTACCGGTATCACTCTCGAATTCGTCGCAACCACAAATGAACTCTTCTTCGGCGGCAAGTTCATCAATGGTTTTGCTATCGGTGCTCTATCAACCGTGGCTGTCACATATATCGGAGAG ATCACTCCCCTCGCCCTCCGCGGTCTCTTCACCTGCCTCTCAGCCCTATCATACACACTCGGACCCCTGGTCGTTGCAGTCATCGTCAACGAGACCGGTACTATGAACAGCCGTTGGGCGTACCGTGCTGTCTTCTGTGCCCAGTATGGCTTTGCTGCCATCGCCGCCATCTTTTTGCCCTTCATGCCCGAGAGTCCTTGGTACCTGGCTATGAAGGAGAAGGATGAACAGGCACTCAAGAGTCTGAGCAAGCTAGGACATTCTGGGGATGAAGGCCGTGTCAGGCTGGCTGTCATTCACCAGACACTGGAACAGGTTAGCAAGGAAACCGCAGGCGCCAGCTACCTTGAGTGTTTCCGCAAGTCGAACTTGAGACGTACCATTATCAGCATCTCGCCTCTTTGCATCCAGTCCCTGTCGGGAATCACCTTTGCTGCCTCTTACTTCAC GTATTACATGCAGCTGGCTGGTTATAGCACCGCCGACAGCTTCAAGCTCCAAATCGTCCAGCAAATCTGCTCTCTCATTGGAAACGTCATGTCATGGTACTTGGTTGACAAGGTTGGACGCCGCCCTTTGACCGTGTACGGGCTCGCATTCTTGACTGTGATCCTCCTCATCACCGGTGGTCTAGCCCTTCCCGGAACACTCTCCTTCAACAGGGGCACTGTCGCACTTTTGATGATGTACTGCTGGTGGTACAACGTCACGATCGGCGCGACCGCGTACACGATCCTCGCCGAGGTCTCAACTTCGAGACTTCGCATCAAGACCATCGCCCTCGGTCTTGCTTTGCAGAACGCGCTCACGACCATGTGGAACTTTGTCCTGCCGTACCTGTTCAACCCTGACCAGCTGAACCTTGGCGCCAAGTTGGCGTTCATCTTTGGCGGCTTGGCTGTCATTTCGTTGGTGCACTTATGGTATAACTTGCCCGAGACAGCGGGAAGAACGTACGAGGAGTTGGATGAGATGTTTATGAAGAAGATCCCGGCTCGCAAGTTTAAGGACTACACTACCGAGGTTACTGTACGAGGAGAGGCTGTCAAGACGGCTATGGAGAAGGAGAATAACTTCTAA
- a CDS encoding cellulose-binding protein, with product MAQLNRLQTFPNKPRVFVLTDISNEPDDAESLVRYLLYSNQFQTEGLVAVSSTWMKNKVCPQDIHKILDAYAGAVDNLNKHTHPDSPYPSADSLRALVKSGPPVYGFAGVGADKPLTDGAQLLLERIEAPSQDPLWVLVWGGTNVLAQVLLTIRDKYSPEDAAKLRSKLRVYTISDQDDTSAWIRTQFPDIFYISSIHGWNQYGLAAWTGISGDKYYGFDQGGPDFSKVSKQWIKENIQIGPLGSAYPDFLFIPEGDTPTFLYLIQNGLGDREHPDYGSWGGRYALTDASDAGQQGKHYSDMSDTVVGVDGKSYRSNQATIWRWRDTFQNDFAARMQWSLNPDVASTNHHPIVVVNGSQSLEPLYFEAEAGSTIELDASGTYDPDGDALTFKWWQYREPSASQWLVHFEVSELGIEKLDSEGKKIRVTVPEPEKSCMELISRQPVAKGQVLHLILEVTDSGTPALTSYRRVLIQATNKDLRGGKPLKEGEELLAIGDAMKDYTG from the exons ATGGCGCAACTCAACAGACTGCAGACATTCCCAAACAAGCCGAGAGTGTTTGTCCTCACAGACATCTCAAACGAGCCCGACGACGCCGAGTCGCTCGTTCGTTACCTCCTCTACTCCAACCAATTCCAGACCGAGGGCCTCGTCGCCGTCTCATCAACATGGATGAAGAACAAAGTCTGCCCGCAAGACATTCACAAGATCCTCGACGCCTACGCCGGCGCCGTGGATAACCTCAACAAACATACGCATCCAGACTCCCCTTATCCCTCAGCCGACAGCCTACGGGCGTTGGTCAAATCCGGACCACCG GTGTATGGATTCGCCGGTGTAGGTGCAGACAAGCCATTGACCGACGGCGCCCAGCTTCTCCTCGAGAGAATTGAAGCCCCCTCACAAGATCCCCTTTGGGTCCTCGTCTGGGGCGGCACCAATGTCCTGGCCCAAGTCCTCCTCACCATTCGCGACAAATACTCCCCCGAAGACGCAGCCAAGTTGCGATCGAAGCTGAGAGTCTACACAATTTCCGACCAAGACGACACCTCAGCCTGGATCCGCACCCAGTTCCCCGACATTTTCTACATCTCCTCCATCCACGGTTGGAACCAATACGGACTTGCAGCGTGGACGGGTATCTCTGGAGACAAATACTACGGTTTCGACCAGGGCGGCCCAGACTTTTCCAAGGTCTCAAAGCAATGGATCAAGGAGAACATTCAGATCGGCCCGCTAGGCTCCGCGTACCCCGACTTCCTCTTCATCCCGGAGGGCGATACCCCGACTTTCCTCTACCTTATCCAAAATGGCCTTGGCGATCGAGAGCATCCAGACTACGGCTCATGGGGAGGTCGTTACGCGCTCACTGACGCCAGCGACGCCGGACAGCAGGGCAAGCATTACAGCGACATGTCCGACACGGTCGTCGGCGTCGACGGCAAGTCATACCGCTCCAACCAAGCCACCATCTGGAGATGGCGCGACACGTTCCAAAACGATTTCGCAGCGCGCATGCAGTGGTCGCTAAACCCCGACGTCGCTTCAACAAACCACCACCCCATCGTCGTAGTCAACGGTTCCCAGAGCCTCGAGCCGCTGTACTTCGAGGCTGAAGCCGGTTCAACAATCGAGCTGGACGCCTCAGGGACGTACGATCCCGATGGAGATGCGTTGACGTTCAAGTGGTGGCAGTACCGCGAGCCGAGCGCTTCACAATGGCTGGTCCACTTTGAAGTCTCGGAACTTGGTATCGAGAAGCTGGATTCGGAGGGCAAGAAGATTAGGGTCACGGTGCCGGAGCCCGAGAAGTCTTGCATGGAGCTCATCAGTCGGCAGCCGGTGGCCAAGGGCCAGGTGCTGCATCTCATCTTGGAGGTTACGGATAGCGGAACGCCCGCGCTGACGAGCTACCGTCGCGTTTTGATTCAGGCGACGAATAAAGATTTGAGAGGAGGCAAGCCTTTGAAGGAAGGGGAAGAGCTGTTGGCTATCGGTGATGCCATGAAGGATTATACTGGATGA
- a CDS encoding dimethylaniline monooxygenase 2, protein MDKDNATTVAVIGAGSTGLSMLKTLREDGFDATLFERRSRVGGLWSYTDDKSMTTALPSTNAIISKYTCGFTDFPMPDKYGPFLSQGDFEEYMESYAENFGLYKHIVFNSTVKQVVRNGDGTKWKVEMVRSGSQEVKEFDKVVLCHGYQTQPRMPIFEGQELYQGQLIHSQQFRNPENYKGQKVVLVGLSATMSDLLTILVDQARETFVSHRNGAMIIGRWRNGLPTDLLINRARRQMSYFLQRNFPNQVNKLVKLATGLLMRQHGKIDPAWRLLENVAPLSLHLAGCMDTTLELLREGKVSSLYGIKRFLGGRKIEFTDGTVLDDVDSVVCCTGYTADFSLVPFVETSKPKADAAGHPYGGESIARLYMNLFPPAHADSIAILAYSTYGKNNGFSFSDVTSMAISNIWRGVSADMIPSRPKMERAIDRHQEWVAGRWHQENRSEPGAVKQWEFQGFLHQAAGTGMENLGWGWRGWVTWFKDPYMVYLINHGVETAHAFRYFETGKRKTWDGAREAIIHMNKLVKQLKSAKR, encoded by the exons ATGGATAAAGACAATGCAACAACTGTAGCTGTGATCGGGGCAG GGTCCACCGGCCTGTCGATGCTCAAGACTCTCCGGGAAGACGGATTCGATGCTACGTTGTTTGAAAGGCGAAGTCGAGTTGGCGGTCTTTGGTCCTATACCGACGACAAGAGCATGACCACTGCGCTACCCT CTACAAATGCCATCATCAGCAAATACACCTGCGGGTTCACGGATTTCCCGATGCCAGATA AGTATGGGCCATTCTTGAGCCAAGGCGATTTCGAAGAGTACATGGAATCTTATGCCGAGAACTTTGGCCTGTACAAACACATTGTTTTCAACAGCACTGTGAAGCAGGTCGTTCGAAATGGCGATGGCACCAAATGGAAAGTCGAGATGGTCAGATCAGGCAGCCAGGAGGTGAAAGAGTTTGACAAGGTCGTCCTCTGCCATGGCTATCAGACGCAACCCAGGATGCCAATCTTTGAAGGTCAAGAGCTGTACCAAGGTCAACTCATTCATTCACAACAGTTTCGAAA CCCGGAAAACTACAAGGGCCAAAAGGTTGTCCTCGTCGGTCTCAGCGCCACGATGAGCGACCTTCTCACCATCTTGGTCGACCAAGCCAGAGAGACCTTCGTGTCGCACCGGAACGGCGCAATGATCATAGGTCGCTGGCGCAACGGCCTCCCCACCGACCTTCTCATCAACCGCGCTCGACGACAGATGTCCTACTTTCTGCAGAGAAACTTCCCCAACCAGGTCAACAAGCTCGTCAAGCTCGCCACGGGTCTCTTGATGCGACAGCACGGCAAGATCGACCCCGCATGGCGGCTCCTCGAAAACGTCGCCCCGCTAAGCCTGCATCTCGCCGGATGCATGGACACGACCTTGGAGCTTCTGCGCGAGGGAAAGGTGTCGTCCCTATACGGCATCAAGAGGTTCCTCGGCGGCAGGAAGATTGAGTTCACGGATGGGACCGTTCTAGACGACGTCGACTCTGTTGTTTGCTGTACCGGCTACACTGCAGATTTCAGTCTCGTTCCCTTCGTGGAGACGAGCAAGCCCAAGGCGGACGCGGCCGGCCATCCGTACGGAGGCGAGTCCATCGCCAGGCTCTATATGAACCTCTTCCCGCCGGCGCATGCAGATAGCATAGCGATCCTGGCGTACTCGACGTATGGCAAGAATAACGGTTTCTCGTTTTCAGACGTTACCTCCATGGCCATCAGCAACATCTGGCGCGGCGTCAGCGCAGACATGATCCCCTCCAGACCGAAGATGGAGCGCGCCATTGATCGCCATCAAGAGTGGGTTGCCGGTCGTTGGCACCAGGAGAATAGATCTGAGCCTGGTGCTGTTAAACAGTGGGAGTTTCAGGGGTTCTTACATCAAGCTGCTGGCACTGGCATGGAGAACCTGGGCTGGGGATGGCGCGGTTGGGTGACGTGGTTCAAGGACCCTTATATGGTGTACCTTATCAACCATGGCGTCGAGACGGCGCATGCGTTTAGGTACTTTGAGACGGGGAAGAGGAAGACTTGGGACGGGGCCAGGGAGGCGATCATCCACATGAACAAGCTGGTGAAGCAGCTCAAGTCTGCTAAGAGGTGA
- a CDS encoding aryl-alcohol dehydrogenase AAD14: MSNFMAEAPEPPTELGRLRVLSPNAGIRVSPLALGAMSIGEAWAEAMGAMNKEQSYKLLDAFVESGGNFIDTANGYQDEQSEKWIGDWMKERGNREQIVLATKYTSDYQSHALGKGHTANFTGNHRRSLHVSIRDSLKKLGTDYIDILYLHWWDYTTSIKEIMDSLHILVEQGKVLYLGISDTPAWVVSAANTYAVDHGKTPFSVYQGRWSVMHRDFERDILPMAHTFGMALCPWDVLGSGKFQSKKALEERKKAGEGLRSFVSTGEQTEMEVKMSEALEKVAGEHGTESVTAIALAYVRSKAPNVIPIVGGRKVEHLKANIDALKIKLTDEQIAFLESVKPFDVGFPGNFLGPDPNITGKSFRLARASQMSFPNAGRQTSI; the protein is encoded by the coding sequence ATGTCTAACTTCATGGCAGAAGCGCCCGAGCCTCCCACCGAGCTGGGCAGGCTCCGTGTCCTCTCGCCCAATGCAGGTATTCGGGTGTCTCCCTTGGCTCTCGGCGCCATGTCCATCGGTGAAGCCTGGGCAGAGGCAATGGGCGCCATGAACAAGGAGCAGTCCTACAAGCTCCTCGACGCCTTCGTCGAGTCCGGTGGCAACTTCATCGACACGGCAAACGGCTACCAGGACGAGCAGTCAGAAAAGTGGATTGGCGACTGGATGAAGGAGAGGGGCAACAGAGAGCAGATTGTGCTGGCCACAAAGTACACCTCGGATTACCAGAGCCACGCCCTGGGTAAGGGTCACACGGCCAACTTCACGGGCAACCACCGCCGCAGTCTCCACGTCAGCATCCGGGACTCGCTCAAGAAGTTGGGCACGGATTACATCGATATCCTGTACCTGCACTGGTGGGACTACACGACGTCCATCAAGGAGATCATGGACTCGCTTCACATCCTAGTAGAGCAGGGCAAGGTCCTCTACCTCGGCATCTCAGACACGCCCGCCTGGGTCGTCAGCGCCGCCAACACGTACGCAGTCGACCACGGCAAGACGCCCTTTAGCGTGTACCAGGGCCGGTGGAGCGTGATGCACCGCGATTTTGAGCGCGACATCCTCCCCATGGCCCACACCTTCGGCATGGCCCTGTGCCCGTGGGACGTGTTGGGTTCCGGTAAGTTCCAATCGAAGAAGGCGCTGGAGGAGCGCAAGAAGGCCGGCGAGGGTCTGCGGTCCTTTGTCAGCACCGGCGAGCAGACGGAGATGGAGGTCAAGATGAGCGAGGCTTTGGAAAAGGTGGCGGGCGAGCACGGCACGGAGAGCGTGACGGCTATTGCCCTTGCCTACGTCCGCAGCAAGGCGCCGAATGTGATTCCCATCGTGGGCGGGCGCAAGGTCGAGCACTTGAAGGCCAATATTGATGCTCTCAAGATCAAGCTCACAGATGAGCAGATTGCGTTCTTGGAAAGCGTCAAGCCTTTCGATGTCGGCTTCCCTGGTAACTTCTTGGGCCCAGATCCTAACATTACTGGAAAGTCCTTCAGGCTGGCGCGCGCATCACAAATGTCGTTCCCCAATGCAGGCAGGCAGACGAGTATCTAA
- a CDS encoding GTP binding protein, with amino-acid sequence MKFTIPILLALATNLPPTLAGFAPTAAEECGDLGVMSYTASSLDSNVDPSNIRKCREHPLTLKDGSSPNLQARECWFGDKYGCSKGYCWESCDRNKGTWCWTAWNGGHGNWRTCSGKEQCAPAAQSACGKDCKDAKETLPTRPSPEQTPSPGGGRRQRAVTKHRRSSEGPHPGAQTPRKPITCDNYNPTNNDAHTKRERNSRRPQHLAAHPISGQQKDDATRRTTKPVLPFVSSYLRQQPLEGGKILAPDAIANILSSASAWADPGSVDQSRAHRTALLGDVLFTAQQQWNSGSQEIDLVAEKLGDGSRDASWRLPLGDSGIVDFFLSVISTENLRPALKKHSLRLLGNSCADTDENRARVVSSNAITSIISLLADDTALPFAVPVLYNILVDYEPAQIQASSSSLTLHLVNLLTSPRLANAPHLMGIIGKILALLATHETEANFAPPQTPTILLTLALTPTTDAEDFVSLTAVALAYLTHAPIQAALIATGSVPVLLATFYHLQTQLDALRVEDEDAAVLLKSLPQSFIQILADVSYADDFALRHPIGSPVLDTLYSWLTLTPNNTHLQSAACLCLGNVARSDEASYALVKSHAVHLPLAALLAKATDTMLLHSALSFAKNLAIPSQNKPVLGDAGLFSPEILPRIWSLDVNPQVQFTAVSLTRLLLVNTPTNVRRLCAPLSPDPLSPLHETTHLHRLLDMVSRTDAEHTKTEAARAAAAVCRVLHTAPIPPILPDWDPSEDGYVFRPENPLPATAVAEAEGDGGAQRRDKFYRRHPSLNKALAFLVTQTKFPVLRSEAWFVFALMCRAKDGADVVLRTLQVPGAFEALTEAVTGRTFSGEDSSNGTDQKAIEGAPSAASGDGQAVVVGGGDNAAMVEGLGLEPQQADPSQAAGMKKVDRENGLVMVSELVKRHAAELPAVRRAAFEEMLKEGGELMADEKVKGKA; translated from the exons ATGAAGTTTACAATTCCCATCCTCCTCGCCCTTGCCACCAACCTCCCACCAACCCTGGCCGGCTTCGCCCCCACCGCCGCCGAAGAATGCGGTGACCTCGGCGTAATGTCCTACACGGCCTCCTCCCTCGACAGCAACGTCGACCCCTCCAACATCCGCAAGTGCAGAGAGCACCCCCTAACCCTCAAGGACGGCTCGTCCCCGAACCTGCAGGCCCGGGAGTGCTGGTTCGGCGATAAATACGGCTGCAGCAAGGGGTACTGCTGGGAGTCGTGCGACAGAAACAAGGGCACTTGGTGCTGGACGGCGTGGAATGGCGGGCACGGGAACTGGCGGACTTGTTCTGGCAAGGAGCAATGCGCGCCCGCGGCGCAGTCTGCTTGTGGGAAGGATTGCAAGGATGCCAAAGA GACACTGCCAACAAGACCGAGTCCGGAGCAGACGCCGTCACCCGGAGGCGGCAGGCGGCAGAGGGCCGTGACAAAGCATCGCCGAAGCTCCGAAGGGCCCCACCCTGGCGCACAAACCCCCCGCAAGCCAATCACCTGCGACAACTACAACCCCACCAACAACGACGCCCACAccaaaagggaaaggaactCGCGCCGGCCGCAGCATCTCGCAGCTCATCCCATCTCCGGGCAGCAAAAAGACGACGCAACAAGGAGGACGACTAAACCAGTCCTGCCATTCGTTTCGAGTTACCTTAGA CAACAGCCATTGGAAGGCGGCAAGATTCTCGCGCCAGACGCCATCGCCAACATCCTCTCGTCCGCCTCGGCCTGGGCTGATCCAGGTTCCGTAGACCAGAGCCGCGCGCACAGGACCGCACTGCTGGGCGATGTACTCTTTACTGCGCAGCAGCAATGGAATAGTGGCAGTCAAGAGATTGACCTTGTTGCGGAGAAGCTGGGCGACGGAAGCAGAGATG CATCATGGAGACTGCCCCTGGGAGACTCGGGCATCGTCGACTTCTTCCTCTCTGTCATTTCCACGGAGAACCTCAGACCAGCGTTGAAGAAGCACTCTCTCCGTCTGCTCGGAAACTCATGCGCCGACACAG ATGAAAACCGCGCAAGGGTCGTGTCATCAAACGCAATCACCTCCATCATCAGCCTTCTCGCCGACGACACCGCCCTCCCCTTCGCCGTGCCAGTCCTCTACAACATCCTCGTCGACTACGAGCCCGCCCAGATTCAAGCGAGCTCTTCCTCGCTCACCCTTCATCTCGTCAACCTCCTCACCAGCCCACGCCTCGCCAACGCGCCGCATCTCATGGGTATCATTGGCAAGATCCTCGCCTTGCTCGCCACACACG AAACCGAAGCCAACTTTGCACCCCCGCAAACACCAACCATCCTCCTCACCCTCGCCCTCACACCAACAACCGACGCAGAAGACTTCGTCTCCCTCACCGCCGTCGCCCTAGCCTACCTAACCCACGCGCCCATCCAAGCAGCCCTCATCGCAACCGGCTCCGTCCCCGTCCTCCTCGCCACCTTCTACCACCTCCAAACCCAGCTCGACGCCCTCCGCGTCGAAGACGAAGACGCCGCCGTCCTCCTCAAATCCCTCCCCCAGTCCTTCATCCAGATCCTCGCAGACGTCTCCTACGCAGACGACTTCGCCCTTCGGCACCCCATAGGCTCCCCCGTCCTCGACACCCTCTACAGCTGGCTCACCCTCACGCCCAACAACACCCACCTCCAGTCCGCGGCCTGCCTCTGCCTGGGCAACGTCGCCCGCTCCGACGAAGCCTCCTACGCCCTCGTCAAGTCCCACGCCGTTCACCTCCCCCTTGCCGCCCTCCTCGCCAAAGCAACAGACACGATGCTCCTCCACTCCGCCCTCTCCTTTGCCAAAAACCTCGCCATCCCCTCCCAGAACAAACCCGTCCTCGGCGACGCAGGCCTCTTCTCCCCCGAAATCCTCCCCCGCATCTGGTCCCTCGACGTAAACCCCCAAGTCCAATTCACAGCCGTCTCACTGAcccgcctcctcctcgtaAATACACCCACCAACGTCCGCCGCCTCTGCGCGCCCCTCTCCCCTGACCCTCTATCCCCCCTCCACGAGACAACACACCTCCACCGCCTCCTCGACATGGTCTCCCGCACAGACGCAGAACACACAAAGACCGAGGCCGCCCGCGCCGCCGCAGCCGTCTGCCGCGTCCTACACACGGCGCCCATCCCGCCCATCCTACCAGACTGGGACCCCTCCGAAGACGGCTACGTCTTCCGCCCCGAGAACCCGCTGCCCGCGACGGCCGTAGCCGAGGCAGaaggcgacggcggcgcgCAGCGTCGAGACAAATTCTATAGGCGGCATCCGAGCCTGAACAAGGCGCTCGCGTTCCTCGTCACGCAGACCAAGTTCCCCGTGCTACGCAGCGAGGCGTGGTTCGTCTTCGCGCTCATGTGCCGCGCCAAGGACGGCGCCGATGTTGTGCTGCGTACGCTGCAGGTTCCTGGTGCGTTTGAGGCGTTGACGGAGGCTGTTACGGGGCGGACGTTTTCTGGGGAGGATAGCAGCAACGGCACGGACCAGAAGGCCATTGAGGGGGCGCCGTCGGCTGCGAGTGGTGATGGGCAGGCGGTGGTTGTTGGCGGCGGAGATAATGCTGCCATGGTGGAGGGTCTTGGGCTGGAGCCGCAGCAGGCTGACCCGTCGCAGGCGGCGGGCATGAAGAAGGTTGATCGGGAGAATGGGCTGGTAATGGTGTCGGAGCTTGTCAAGAGGCACGCGGCTGAGTTGCCGGCTGTCAGGAGGGCTGCGTTTGAGGAGATGTTGAAGGAAGGTGGTGAGCTGATGGCTGATGAGAAGGTGAAGGGCAAAGCGTAG
- a CDS encoding ribosomal protein L13e has protein sequence MAIAHNQQIPHNHFRKDWQRRVRTHFDQAGKKHSRRVARQAKAAKVAPRPTDLLRPVVRCPTIKYNRKVRAGRGFTLDELKAAGIPRLYAPTIGIAVDGRRKNLSEESLAANVARLKAYKERLVVFPRRSNKVKQGDSKVDLSKTETVKSLSAALPIEKTASGFSEISKSDLPKPIEGGAYRKLRDTRAEARNLGKKEKRARDAAEAEAAKK, from the exons ATG GCGATCGCACACAACCAGCAGATCCCCCACAACC ACTTCCGCAAGGATTGGCAGCGCCGGGTCCGGACGCACTTCGACCAG GCCGGCAAGAAGCACAGCCGCCGTGTCGCCCGTCAGGCCAAGGCCGCGAAGGTCGCTCCCCGTCCCACCGACTTGCTCCGCCCTGTCGTGAGATGCCCTACCATCAAGTACAACCGCAAGGTCCGTGCCGGCCGCGGTTTCACCCTGGACGAGCTTAAG GCCGCCGGTATCCCCCGCCTTTACGCTCCCACCATCGGTATCGCCGTCGATGGCCGCCGCAAGAACCTGAGCGAGGAGTCCCTGGCCGCCAACGTCGCCCGCCTCAAGGCCTACAAGGAGCGCCTCGTCGTCTTCCCCCGCCGCTCCAACAAGGTCAAGCAGGGCGACTCCAAGGTCGACCTCTCCAAGACCGAGACCGTCAAGTCCCTCTCCGCCGCCCTCCCCATCGAGAAGACCGCCTCCGGCTTCTCCGAGATCTCCAAGTCCGACCTCCCCAAGCCCATCGAGGGCGGTGCTTACCGCAAGCTCCGCGACACGAGAGCCGAGGCCCGCAACCTGggcaagaaggagaagcGCGCCCGCGACGCGGCCGAGGCCGAGGCTGCCAAGAAATAA